ATTGCATGTCGGCTCATAGGTTGCCGACGCCGGCCGACAGCGCGACAAATAGCGCCCCGCATCGCGCAGGCCTGCATCGATCTGCATCCGCTCCCAAAAAATGTTGCCGAATTCGAAAATACCGGCGGCGAACAGCGTCACAAAGGGCACCGCCACCAGCGCTTCGGCCAGTACCGCTCCCTCCTGCCTTGACCAGAAGCCGAGACCGAGACCTTGCCGGACGAAATTGCGGAGCGCCATCATCATCGGACTAGTTCCGCTTCTTCGCGCAGAAACTCATCGAGCGTACCGCGCCCGCCCTTGCCGGTTATGTCGATCATTTCGAGCGAGAGGTATCGCTCACTGCCATCTTTGATCGCCGGCTTGGTCAGGAACATCCGGGCAAAGGCGACCGCGCGGGTGGCCTTACGGCCGTTCAAATGGTCAACGGAATGCTCGTAGCCGCAGTTTACGATGGCTGAGAAGATCTCGCGGCGATCGCCATATTCGGCCGCCGTATAGTCCGCGAGGCTTGGCCCGCTGTAGCACTGGCCGCCTGTCGCAGGCGTCCCCGTCTCGCCGTTCGCCGAGGCGTGGCTGATGAGCGCCGGGTTTGTGAGCTCGTAGCGGTAGACGTCGTAGGCGGAGGGCTGGGATGGCGTACCGGCTGCCTGCTGCGGATAACTGGAGTGGTTGCTTAAGATCGTGCTTGTTGAGGGAGCGGCCGTTCCCTGCGCAACGTTCCAGTATGTCGTATACTGCCAGTTGTTACCGCTGCTGATCTTGCCGCCGGAGAGGGAGGTCATGGCCGCTCCGTAACCTAGCGGTAAAGCCTTGGCGGGATCGCCGACAATGTCTTCGAATTTTACCGGATCGTACGTATCGCATCCCTTGCCGCCATTTCCGGTTATCGTTTGAGCAGAGCGCACGTTTTGGGCTGGGCGATAGCGATAATTGCCCCGCACTTTATTGAACGACGAGGAGTAGTAGCCGAAGCGCGTATTCACGCCGTCTTCGACCGGCCCCGCCTTTGCACCGGTCTCGGTATCGAGGCTGTCGCGTGTATAGCAGGTACCGGGATTGCCGGTGGCAAGAGCCTCCGCCAGCTCGGACGCCCCGTTACCCAAGGGAGTTCGCAAAAACCCGAAATTGCCGGGACCGGGGTTGGACGCCGAAGTGCTGTGAAGCTCGATCTGCACGCCATAGAGATTGCCGGCCGCAAAATTGGTGTGCAAGGCCTCTGCCGCATCTTCGCTTGCAGTCTCGCTCGTGTTCCCACCGGGTTCGAACGGATTGCAGATAAACAGGGGCGTCACGTCGCAGGCGCTCACCCGGTAGACCGCCACGGCATCCGCCGAGACATTGACTGTGTCACGTGTAAGGCCCGCTGGTATTGGGAAGATTGTCTGCATCGCCTGTTCTTTGGCGATGACCCAGGCATAGGAGGCTTCGTTGGAATTCTCCGCCTCCATCGTATCAAGGTCGATGTCGTCGTCATCCTGATCCGGTATGCTCTTGAGATATTTGACAATAACGGTGCTCCCGGCATCGTTTCCGGGGGCATAGCTCACCGTTATGTACGAGCCGAGCGACATACCGTTCCCACCACCGGAAAAAGCTGCACTGTTGGCAATTTTCTTGATTGCCGCGTCCGCCCGGTCGATCGCATCGTCGCGGCCGTCGAGTTCGCGGGCTCCGGCCAGCGCCATGGCATCGACGGCGCTTTGCAGGTCGGTATGCAGATTGCTGCTGCGGCCTACATCGATGACCAGCAACGAAAAGCCGAGAAGCAGCGGCATGGCGATAAGCGTCAAGGCGATGACGTAGCCATGATGATCATTCCAGAACTGTCTGATAACCCTGCTAAGCATTGGCATACCCCCATCGCAGCGCTATCGCCGTGACCTCCGTGCCTTGTGCGTCTTTTCCCTTCCGGCGTTGCCGCCGTTCATGCCTTTCGATAGTTACTGACTGATGGCCGCCCCGTTGGACGTCCCATTGACCGCCATGCCCGCTGTCGGCGCGATAACCGACCCGCCGTTCTGGTAATCGGTGACCACCCTGCGGATCACCTTGCCGTCGCTCGCGATACGGGTTCGCTGCGCTTGCGGCGGGAACGGGTCCTGCGTATGGATGGCCTTGTTGGCTTCCAGGGCGTTCCCGAGCCCGAAGGTGATCGAGTCGCGATGGTTCATGTAGTCGGCGCAGCCGGAAACCAGGCTGGCGATGATAAAGACGAGAAGCACGCGCTTATCTTTTTGCAACAGCAAGTTGGCCTCCCTGGTCCAGATCGAGACGATGGCCATAGGGCCCCTTCACACCTTCGCCGTTGCGAAAGCGCCGCAGCATGTCCTTGTCCACTTCCAATATTCCGAGCGCGAACAGCTCCGCGTCGTTCGACGAACGTGTCTGGTCGAGCGGACTGTAGAGGTCCTCGCCTGGCGAGGCCGGCCGCACGATATGCGGGGTGACGACGATGACGAGGTCGGATTCCTTTTTCTGGAAACTCGTCGAGCGGAACAGCGCGCCGAGAATCGGTATCTGCCCGAGACCCGGTAATTGCTGGATGTCCTTGGCATTGATCGACTGCAAAAGCCCCGCCATTGCGAAGCTCTGCCCGTCGCGCAGCGCCACCGTGGTGCTGGCAGCGCGCGAGATGAAGCCCGGATTGCCGTTGACGTTGATCGATGTGTCAAGCTCGGAGACTTCCGGCTCGATCTGCAGGTTGATGAGGCCGTCATCGAGAACCACCGGCTTGAAGGTCAGCCGCACGCCGAAGGGGCGATAGTCGGTCTGGGTGGCGACGGTCGCGCCGTTGGTCGTCGTGGTCAGGATCGGCACTTCGCCGCCTGCATGGAAGCTGGCGGTCGAGCCGCTCATGGCGATCAGGTTCGGCTGCGCCAGTCGGCGCACCACACCTTTCTGCTCGAGCGCGTTGATCACTACGTCAATTTGGCCGCCCGAGATTTCCAGCACCTTGGCGATTAGTTGGCCGAAGGGCTGCATACCCGTCGCTGCGCCCTTGGGGTCGAGCAGGGTGCGGACGAGGCTGCCGTCGTCCACTCCGATGCCCTGGCTGGTCGTTGCCTTGCCGATGCCGTTGTTGCCTCGCCCGGACCAACCAATCCCGAGGTCGCGGCCCGTCTGGCGCGAGGCTTCGATGACACGGACCTCCAGCATCACCTGCTGGCTGTCGCTGACCTTGAGCTGGTTTAGCACCGGTCGCTCGGAATAGGATTGGGCAATTTCAATCACCCGCTGCAATTCCACGGCATCACGTACGCTGCCGGTCAGGCGGATGCGATCATTGGAGTTGAACACCCTGACCTGAGCCCGGGGCGCGGCGGAGCGGATGGCGAGGGCCGCCTCGCTGAAATCGCTGGCGACGCGGACGTCGATGACGCCGAGCAGTCTCTTGCTGTCGTCATAGACCGAGATATTGGTAGCGCCGATCTGCTTGGCGCGAATGAACAGCGACCGGTCTGACAGCGGCACCACGTCGATCATATCGGCGCTGCCGATGACGAGATCGCCAAACGTCTGGCCGGTATTGAGCGTCAGCGTCTCGTTTGGAGGCAGCGTGACCTGCTGGACCGAGCCGCCGAGCGTCACGAACTTTTCCTGTGCGTCGGCGCGCCCGGTAAAGCCTGGCCCCCAGCACACACAGGCCGAAAACACTGCGACCAGTGCCGCAAGGCTCGACCTTGCGATTCCCCTCTTGCCCCTCGACATGCCTGCCTCCACCCCCCCATTCGGCCGCCGCGCTCGCGCTGCGGGTATCCCGCATCTATGTCACTGGATCAGGCCGACTCTGTGCTCCTCGCGCTTGGTCGTGTTCCAGACGCCCACAGTCGCCCACTTTGGCTCAATCGGCAATGCCGGTTCGACCTTGCTTTCGACAATCTCAACTTGTTTTTCGCGCTCCGGCGTCTTCGCCAGATCCTTGCCGAGTTCGGTCGCCGTCGGCCCACCGCCGAGATCGGCGACCGTGATCTGCCGGGTCTCTTCGACGGAGGACGAGGCGATGTTGCGAAGCGTCAGCGACAGCGTGCCGATTGTGGCGCCGAGCGTGAGACGCTGCGCCTCGTCGGTCGTCACCTCGAAGGTCACGGTTTTCACGACGGAAGGCTCGTCCTTGCGCTCGTCCGCGGTCTGGTCCACGGCCAACACCTTCACGCCCTGCAGCAGCACGTCGACAAAGGTTTGGTCGTTGCCGGCCGGGTCACGCACGAGCCGTGTCAGAAGCACATCGACGCGATCCGAAGGCCGCACAAAGCCGGCGACCCCCAGCACGTCGTTGACGCGGATGGAAACCGCCTTCATGCCCTGGTCGAGCGCCGCCGACAGCGTGGCCCGCTCGCCGGCTCCGGTGATCTTCGAGGACAGAACCGGCTCGCCCGGATCGATCGCCTCCATGGCATAGCGCGGCTGGGCATCGTCGCCGACTACGGTCTCGATGCTTGCGAACGAGCCTGTGGGCGTTTCGTTTGAGGGCCATGGGATGGCCTTGAGATTTTCGGGGCGCACCCGGTCGCCGAAGCGCATCGGCTTGGCGGCGACAACCAGCGTTTTTTCCTGCGTCTTGGTGCGGCCCATCGCCAGGAGCCGGGCCTGCTGATCGGCGAGATACTCGCGCATTCCGAAAACCGCTGCTCCTGCGAGCACGAAAGCAATAACGAGACTGAAAATCGTTGAAGAACGCATCACCGCTACTCGCTACACTGGGTGGGATACTTCCAATATGACTAAATTAGAAGAGAGGCGTTAACAAAACCCCTCTCTTCAGCTCCAAAATCAAGGAGTAGGAGTAGCCGCTGGTGCCGTGAGGGTTTGAGCTTGGAACCAAGTCGCCCACGATGCCCATGCCGTGTTGAGTTCCCCGCCGATCGTGAGAACCGATGCAACAACTCCGCCGACCAGCAAACCAAGCAGAATAAGATATTCAGTCAGTGCCACGCCGTCTTCTTCCCGCGCGAAAGCGCGTACACTATTTACAAGTGCTTTCATCGAGAATTACCTCCAGATTACTTGGCTCGCCGTCATTCCCCCGGCACCGCCTCTTGCCGTCGAGACCACCCCTCCGACTACGTATATTAATAATCTGTTAATTCTAATTTAGTCAATTAGTGATATTGCATACGAAGCGTCGTATATAGTTTATGGTTAAGACGCGGCTCGACAAATTGCGCCGCAAAAACTGTTCCATCGCGGCATGCATCGGCTTTAGAGCTGAATTTGTAGATTATCTTCGCCAATAGAGTTAGGTGGCATGGTACAAATAGTCAGCTTTACTACGTGGCTTTCCGTATTGCTTTTTCTTTATGCCGGGTGGACCGATTTCCGAACGTGGAAAATTCCCAACACACTCGTCCTCGCGCTCATAACCCTGTATGCGCTGCGCGCCGTGGCCGTGATGCTTGGCTCCGAGGATGTCGGCGCGACGCTGTTTGCCCCTACTGGGATCGGCGGCGATGTCGGTGCCGGCCTGCTGATGTTCGCGCTAGGTGTCGTGCTCTGGGCTTTACGGATGTTCGGCGCCGGTGACGCCAAGCTCTTCCTGCCGATCGGCCTTTTCGTCGGCTGGCACGGCATGCTGCCGTTTTCGATCTTTCTCCTCGTCCTCGGCGTCGCGACGCTGCTGATGCTGCGGCTGCCGGTGCCGCTGCCGTTTAGGCATCTCGCCTTTTTTATGCGCATCGAGGAAATCCGGGCGAGCCGCAAGGTACCGTATGGCGTCGTCATGGTCTTCGCGGCTCTCCTCACACTTGCTGTGCCCTCCGCAGAATCTGCCGCTTCGGCAACGTCCGCTTCCAGGGCACCAGGAGTTCCCGCACTACTGCTTCCGGTGTGATCACCAGCATGAAAGCGAAGAACTAGAGACCATAGCTAACGACTTAAAAATGTTGCCGCCCAGGTGCGTTCACGCACCTCTGTCTTGATCGGTCGAAAAGGGCCGTATCGGTCCGCAACGGGTGGTGGGAAGCGGAAATTCACGAGCAAATGAGAGGCGTTTTGCCGCTCGCCGAAACCGCTCCATATGGGAAAATCGCCCACCGCAAGAGCCTGCCAGCTTCCCAAAACTCAGGAGCACGCGTGACGTCCGAGAGGCCCCAAGCCAGCCATCTTCGAAGGGCGGGTTAGCTTCGATATTCTGAGGAGAACGAGATTGAGGAAATCCGTTAATCCAGCTAATCGCAGCACATCTTGCGGACGTAGGTGCTTGCGAACGTCACCATCGAATCCAGATTCGCACCGCAGGCAAGTTGATTGCATCGATGTCAGACGAGGTATGCCAGAACATTTCGTTCCCGCGGAAGCTCACGGCCAGTTCGGCAGGCACCGGCGACGTCGGCCAATCGAGGCATGGCGGAACAAATGGCCGCCATTATCCGTTGCGGTTGCATGACATTGGGACGCAGACAATGGGTTGGGTTGTCAGAGCTACCGATATCTTACGATGCGGTGCCTTCGCTGAGACTGATAAATACACGCGCGTCTCGGCGACCTGGAGGGGAAACGAATGCATGAGCATGCGATAGGATTCTTGGTTGCAGCGGAGCTGTCGGCCATGTTCTGGGCCGGTCTCTTTCTCGTGCTCGGACACGTTTGACACTCGCAATTGCGGCCGGTTCGCCGCCGCCCGCGACAAATCTGCATCGTGCATCAGCCCGCGCGAGCCCCCGCTAGTTGAGCTCCGACGTGCGAGAACGAAGTCTCGGCATGCTTCGGCATCGCAGACCGGAATAATTTCTAATGTCTGCAATCCGAAATCGATGCTTCACACCGGTGGCATCAACGAGCACAAACTCACCTTGAAATGTCAAACACGCAGATAGAAAAACTGCGCTCAGCCCCTATCAGGTATAGATACAACAGGCATATGATTAATACTGTTGAGTACTTACGATCAATTTTCTCTTGCAGACGGCAGTAAATTTAATGTTTCCACTTGAGGTGTGTAGAGCGAGCCGACGGTGATCAGTGCGACCCATCCGAGCGCTCCGGCATGGAAGCACAGTGCGAGCTTGATCCAATACAGTTATTGAGCGGCTGAGATCTTCGACTTTGGACATGATAGTCTATCTTTCCGGTTGTTCGTACGACGATGGGGCCACCTCGCCGCTTTCCCGCACAGCTTCTCATGCCTCAGCACCTCAACAGCAAAAGCTGCGGGGAAATTCTCGTTTACGTTGGAAGAACATTCTCACTCAATCGGTTT
This Rhizobium sullae DNA region includes the following protein-coding sequences:
- the cpaB gene encoding Flp pilus assembly protein CpaB, which produces MRSSTIFSLVIAFVLAGAAVFGMREYLADQQARLLAMGRTKTQEKTLVVAAKPMRFGDRVRPENLKAIPWPSNETPTGSFASIETVVGDDAQPRYAMEAIDPGEPVLSSKITGAGERATLSAALDQGMKAVSIRVNDVLGVAGFVRPSDRVDVLLTRLVRDPAGNDQTFVDVLLQGVKVLAVDQTADERKDEPSVVKTVTFEVTTDEAQRLTLGATIGTLSLTLRNIASSSVEETRQITVADLGGGPTATELGKDLAKTPEREKQVEIVESKVEPALPIEPKWATVGVWNTTKREEHRVGLIQ
- a CDS encoding TadE/TadG family type IV pilus assembly protein, coding for MMALRNFVRQGLGLGFWSRQEGAVLAEALVAVPFVTLFAAGIFEFGNIFWERMQIDAGLRDAGRYLSRCRPASATYEPTCNQATAKTIAFYGTQTPAAEAKPRVPGWKDPADITIAAPDADGNITVSTAHLYQTSPLFGWLGLDAITISSFHEERYIGW
- a CDS encoding TadE/TadG family type IV pilus assembly protein, with product MLSRVIRQFWNDHHGYVIALTLIAMPLLLGFSLLVIDVGRSSNLHTDLQSAVDAMALAGARELDGRDDAIDRADAAIKKIANSAAFSGGGNGMSLGSYITVSYAPGNDAGSTVIVKYLKSIPDQDDDDIDLDTMEAENSNEASYAWVIAKEQAMQTIFPIPAGLTRDTVNVSADAVAVYRVSACDVTPLFICNPFEPGGNTSETASEDAAEALHTNFAAGNLYGVQIELHSTSASNPGPGNFGFLRTPLGNGASELAEALATGNPGTCYTRDSLDTETGAKAGPVEDGVNTRFGYYSSSFNKVRGNYRYRPAQNVRSAQTITGNGGKGCDTYDPVKFEDIVGDPAKALPLGYGAAMTSLSGGKISSGNNWQYTTYWNVAQGTAAPSTSTILSNHSSYPQQAAGTPSQPSAYDVYRYELTNPALISHASANGETGTPATGGQCYSGPSLADYTAAEYGDRREIFSAIVNCGYEHSVDHLNGRKATRAVAFARMFLTKPAIKDGSERYLSLEMIDITGKGGRGTLDEFLREEAELVR
- a CDS encoding type II and III secretion system protein family protein, which gives rise to MSRGKRGIARSSLAALVAVFSACVCWGPGFTGRADAQEKFVTLGGSVQQVTLPPNETLTLNTGQTFGDLVIGSADMIDVVPLSDRSLFIRAKQIGATNISVYDDSKRLLGVIDVRVASDFSEAALAIRSAAPRAQVRVFNSNDRIRLTGSVRDAVELQRVIEIAQSYSERPVLNQLKVSDSQQVMLEVRVIEASRQTGRDLGIGWSGRGNNGIGKATTSQGIGVDDGSLVRTLLDPKGAATGMQPFGQLIAKVLEISGGQIDVVINALEQKGVVRRLAQPNLIAMSGSTASFHAGGEVPILTTTTNGATVATQTDYRPFGVRLTFKPVVLDDGLINLQIEPEVSELDTSINVNGNPGFISRAASTTVALRDGQSFAMAGLLQSINAKDIQQLPGLGQIPILGALFRSTSFQKKESDLVIVVTPHIVRPASPGEDLYSPLDQTRSSNDAELFALGILEVDKDMLRRFRNGEGVKGPYGHRLDLDQGGQLAVAKR
- a CDS encoding A24 family peptidase, which codes for MVQIVSFTTWLSVLLFLYAGWTDFRTWKIPNTLVLALITLYALRAVAVMLGSEDVGATLFAPTGIGGDVGAGLLMFALGVVLWALRMFGAGDAKLFLPIGLFVGWHGMLPFSIFLLVLGVATLLMLRLPVPLPFRHLAFFMRIEEIRASRKVPYGVVMVFAALLTLAVPSAESAASATSASRAPGVPALLLPV